In Drosophila yakuba strain Tai18E2 chromosome 2R, Prin_Dyak_Tai18E2_2.1, whole genome shotgun sequence, a single genomic region encodes these proteins:
- the LOC6531504 gene encoding myosin light chain kinase, smooth muscle isoform X18 → MRDVTASRSGEICLQVKHPQAESRRIPATRTYTSLLVLPAIRGNSSSSSSSLAARSCISTRPEDCTALIGGHVRLSVRYEPFPGTQVIWYKACHPIVEGSNVTIRTTSQQSTLYITDISADDSGKYTVEVMNDYGVEAAAASVAVEGPPEPPSGQPSVSLGPDRVAVAWCGPPYDGGCMLTGFIIEMQTIGQDGDEDSWQLVTRVVDSLAYTVKNLQPQMQYRFRVRAENVHGRSAPGQASELVQITNRPQRTASDASDHFGRTTVSVQSGGDFKSRFEIIEELGKGRFGIVYKVQERGQPEQLLAAKVIKCIKSQDRQKVLEEISIMRSLQHPKLLQLAASFESPREIVMVMEYITGGELFERVVADDFTLTEMDCILFLRQVCDGVAYMHGQSVVHLDLKPENIMCHTRTSHQIKIIDFGLAQRLDTKAPVRVLFGTPEFIPPEIISYEPIGFKSDMWSVGVICYVLLSGLSPFMGDTDVETFSNITRADYDYDDEAFDCVSQEAKDFISQLLVHRKEERLTAQQCLESKWLSQRPDDNLSNNKICTDKLKKFIIRRKWQKTGNAIRALGRMANLSVSRRNSAIAMGVLSSPRPSISGLGMLTASAIGGGTSSQMTSLHEEEDDFSGEMPPVEKRTVLKLRDKSQCSERSDSGYSECSNCSGAQETLLLSLAKSKLEAIAKASTMPAVVHDDTEHSVTLELPTKGEAIMRSDFTNTIKMRKKSLEDSAAREKPKSKPQVKPLLCESKLKVSQLKDRFQVSPAPASASASAANKPPLAFESYKIAKVASVGRISRTEESGRNGRGACSSTPSGSSKGKPPQVRSMPSSPLPQRSATPTRLMSQRVREAAERLAQQHTVASARRQFGNGKGTGIGTGTGTGNGNGNSNGNSNGNGNGNTAETANRESRARRLINRFNNETQHITS, encoded by the exons ctcctcctcctcgctggCGGCCAGAAGCTGCATTTCGACGCGCCCCGAGGACTGCACCGCCTTGATTGGTGGACATGTTCGGCTGAGCGTTCGCTACGAGCCATTCCCGGGCACCCAGGTCATCTGGTACAAGGCG TGCCATCCCATTGTTGAGGGCTCCAATGTGACGATCCGGACGACGAGCCAGCAGTCGACGCTCTACATCACGGACATCTCGGCGGACGACAGTGGCAAGTATACGGTGGAGGTGATGAACGACTACGGCGTGGAGGCGGCCGCTGCCTCGGTGGCAGTGGAAGGTCCTCCGGAGCCACCAAGTGGCCAGCCCAGCGTATCCCTCGGTCCAGATCGCGTGGCCGTCGCCTGGTGTGGTCCACCCTACGACGGTGGCTGTATGCTCACAGGTTTTAT CATTGAGATGCAGACCATTGGGCAGGACGGTGATGAGGACAGCTGGCAGCTGGTGACCCGAGTGGTGGACAGCTTAGCGTACACGGTCAAGAACCTGCAGCCACAGATGCAGTACCGATTCCGAGTGCGTGCCGAGAATGTCCATGGACGCAGTGCACCCGGCCAGGCCAGCGAACTGGTACAGATAACCAATAGGCCACAGAGAACTGCATCAGATGCCAGCGATCATTTTGGACGGACGACAGTGAGCGTGCAGTCTGGTGGAGATTTCAAATCGCGTTTCGAGATCATCGAGGAGCTGGGCAAGGGGCGATTTGGCATCGTTTACAAGGTGCAGGAGCGCGGTCAACcggagcagctgctggccGCCAAGGTGATCAAGTGCATCAAGTCTCAGGATCGGCAGAAGGTGCTCGAGGAGATCTCCATCATGCGTTCGCTGCAGCATCCCAAGCTCCTCCAGCTGGCTGCCTCCTTCGAAAGTCCCAGGGAGATTGTCATGGTGATGGAGTA CATCACTGGCGGCGAATTATTCGAGCGTGTGGTGGCCGATGACTTCACCTTGACCGAAATGGACTGCATCCTGTTCCTGCGACAGGTGTGCGATGGAGTGGCCTACATGCACGGCCAGAGTGTGGTGCATCTCGATCTGAAGCCGGAGAACATTATGTGCCATACCCGCACCAGCCACCAGATCAAGATCATTGACTTTGGATTGGCCCAACGACTGGATACGAAAGCACCCGTCCGCGTTCTCTTTGGAACTCCAGAGTTCATACCACCGGAGATCATTAGCTACGAGCCCATAGGTTTTAAGTCCGACATGTGGAGCGTGGGCGTCATTTGCTACGTGCT ACTCTCGGGTCTGTCACCCTTCATGGGCGATACCGATGTGGAAACCTTCTCGAACATAACCAGAGCGGACTACGACTACGATGACGAGGCCTTTGACTGCGT TTCGCAAGAGGCCAAGGACTTCATCTCGCAGTTACTGGTTCACCGCAAGGAGGAGCGCCTGACCGCCCAGCAATGCCTGGAGTCCAAGTGGCTGAGCCAGCGCCCAGACGATAAtctcagcaacaacaagatcTGCACGGACAAGCTGAAGAAGTTCATCATTCGGCGCAAGTGGCAG AAAACCGGAAATGCCATCCGTGCACTTGGTCGCATGGCCAATCTGTCGGTGTCGCGAAGGAACTCTGCCATCGCCATGGGAGTGCTGAGTAGTCCGAGGCCTTCGATATCCGGTCTGGGCATGTTGACCGCCAGTGCCATCGGTGGTGGGACTAGCTCTCAAATGACATCCCTacacgaggaggaggacgactTCAGCGGTGAGATGCCGCCAGTGGAGAAGCGCACCGTTCTCAAGCTGCGGGACAAGTCGCAGTGCAGTGAACGCAGTGATTCGGGCTACAGCGAGTGCTCTAATTGCAGTGGCGCCCAGGAGACGCTGCTCCTCTCGCTGGCCAAGTCCAAGCTGGAGGCGATAGCCAAGGCGAGCACCATGCCCGCCGTTGTGCACGACGACACGGAGCATTCCGTCACCCTGGAGCTGCCCACCAAGGGCGAGGCCATCATGCGCTCCGACTTCACCAACACCATCAAGATGCGCAAGAAGTCACTGGAGGATAGTGCTGCGCGGGAGAAACCAAAGTCCAAGCCCCAGGTCAAGCCCCTCTTGTGTGAGTCCAAGCTGAAGGTGTCCCAGCTGAAGGACAGGTTCCAGGTGTcacctgctcctgcttctgcatccgcatccgctgCTAACAAACCTCCGCTTGCCTTTGAGTCCTACAAAATAGCCAAGGTGGCGAGTGTGGGACGCATCAGTAGAA CAGAGGAGTCGGGCAGGAACGGTAGAGGCGCCTGCTCCAGCACACCCAGTGGATCCTCCAAAGGCAAGCCCCCCCAGGTGCGATCTATGCCCAGCTCTCCGCTGCCCCAGCGATCCGCGACGCCAACGCGGCTGATGAGCCAACGTGTCCGCGAGGCGGCCGAGCGTCTTGCCCAACAGCACACGGTGGCCAGTGCTCGGCGGCAGTTTGGCAATGGGAAGGGCACTGGAattggcactggcactggcactggcaatGGTAATGGCAACAGTAATGGCAACAGTAATGGCAATGGTAATGGGAACACGGCGGAGACGGCGAATCGCGAATCACGCGCGCGACGTCTCATCAACCGATTCAACAACGAAACGCAGCATATCACGTCCTAG
- the LOC6531506 gene encoding probable cytochrome P450 4aa1 produces the protein MFVEKVLERTTKSELCSILILLVISLSIYTFYATLNAYLRSVLLSLRLTGPPSLPFLGNCMLVTDKDVMRRCAGKAFDLYGSLVRIWVLLFPFFAVLEPEDLQVILSSKKHTNKVFFYRLMHNFLGDGLITSSGTKWSNHRRLIQPAFHHNLLEKFIDTFVDASQSLYENLDAEAVGTEINIAKYVNNCVLDILNEAVLGVPIKKRGQDVDMMEDSPFRQGKIMMPARFTHPWLLLDGIYHWTKMANDELNQKKRLNDFTRKMIQRRRQIQNNNNGNSERKCLLDHMIEISESNPDFTEEDIVNEACTFMLAGQDSVGAAVAFTLFLLTQNPECQDRCVQELESIFEDSSRAPTMTDLHEMRYMEMCIKEALRLYPSVPLIARKLGEEVRLAKHTLPAGSNVFICPYATHRLAHIYPDPEKFQPERFSPENSENRHPYAFIPFSAGPRYCIGNRFAIMEIKTIVSRLLRSYQLLPVSGKTTIAATFRITLRASGGLWVRLKARDHPLTEH, from the exons ATGTTTGTGGAAAAAGTG CTGGAGCGCACCACCAAGTCGGAGCTGTGCTcgatcctgatcctgctggTGATCAGCCTGAGCATCTACACATTCTACGCCACCCTGAACGCGTACCTGAGATCGGTGCTCCTCTCGCTGAGGCTCACGGGTCCGCCATCGCTGCCATTCCTGGGCAACTGCATGCTGGTCACGGATAAGGATG TGATGCGTCGATGCGCCGGCAAGGCCTTTGATCTTTATGGATCTCTAGTGCGCATCTGGGTGCTCCTCTTTCCCTTTTTCGCTGTCCTGGAGCCGGAGGATCTGCAGGTGATACTCTCGTCCAAGAAGCACACCAACAAGGTCTTCTTCTACCGGCTGATGCACAATTTCTTGGGTGATGGCCTGATCACCAGCAGTGGCACCAAGTGGAGTAACCATCGACGCCTCATCCAGCCAGCCTTTCATCACAATCTGCTGGAGAAGTTCATTGACACCTTTGTGGATGCCTCGCAGTCGTTGTACGAGAACCTAGATGCCGAAGCCGTGGGCACAGAGATAAATATTGCCAAGTACGTGAACAACTGCGTACTGGACATACTGAATG AGGCCGTTTTGGGTGTGCCGATCAAGAAAAGGGGCCAGGATGTGGACATGATGGAGGACTCACCGTTTCGCCAGGGCAAGATCATGATGCCAGCACGGTTCACCCATCCCTGGCTGCTGCTAGACGGGATCTACCACTGGACCAAGATGGCCAACGATGAGCTCAACCAGAAGAAGCGCCTCAACGACTTCACCCGCAAAATGATCCAGCGACGTCGCCAAATCCAGAACAATAATAATGGGAATAGCGAGAGGAAGTGTCTGCTGGACCACATGATCGAGATCTCCGAAAGTAATCCGGACTTCACGGAGGAGGATATCGTCAACGAGGCGTGTACCTTCATGCTGGCTGGCCAGGATTCAGTGGGTGCCGCAGTGGCCTTCACGCTCTTTCTGCTCACCCAAAATCCCGAATGCCAGGATCGCTGTGTCCAGGAGTTGGAAAGTATATTCGAGGACAGTAGCCGAGCACCCACGATGACGGATCTGCACGAGATGCGTTACATGGAGATGTGCATTAAGGAGGCACTGCGTCTCTATCCCAGTGTCCCACTGATTGCCCGCAAACTGGGCGAGGAGGTTCGCCTGGCGAAACACACATTGCCCGCCGGCAGCAACGTGTTCATCTGCCCCTATGCCACCCATCGTCTTGCCCACATCTATCCCGATCCGGAGAAGTTCCAGCCGGAGCGCTTTTCGCCAGAGAACTCGGAGAACCGTCATCCCTACGCCTTCATACCCTTCAGCGCTGGTCCTAGATACTGCATTGGCAATCGATTCGCCATCATGGAGATCAAGACCATAGTGTCGCGTCTGCTGCGAAGCTACCAGTTGCTGCCGGTATCCGGAAAGACCACCATTGCGGCCACCTTCCGGATCACACTGAGAGCCTCCGGCGGTCTGTGGGTGCGCCTCAAGGCGCGCGATCATCCGCTCACCGAACATTGA
- the LOC6531507 gene encoding cytochrome c oxidase subunit 6A1, mitochondrial, protein MPSFDIRHMGNMPANTAGLWKRVTFLLALPAIVLCAANAFSGHKHVEREPFAKYEYLRRRTKRFPWGDGNRSLFHNAEVNALPDGYEDEMAEED, encoded by the coding sequence ATGCCGAGCTTTGATATCCGGCACATGGGCAACATGCCCGCCAATACCGCTGGTCTGTGGAAGCGGGTGACCTTCCTGCTGGCCCTGCCCGCCATTGTCCTGTGCGCCGCGAACGCCTTCTCCGGGCACAAGCACGTGGAGCGAGAGCCGTTCGCCAAGTACGAGTACCTGAGGCGCCGCACCAAGCGATTCCCTTGGGGCGATGGCAATCGCAGTCTGTTCCACAACGCCGAGGTGAATGCTCTGCCCGACGGCTACGAGGATGAGATGGCTGAGGAGGATTAG
- the LOC6531508 gene encoding trypsin alpha-3 produces the protein MSLRLGLCFLGLLGLVIHTDSASISPHIVGGDQADIADYPYQVSVRLETYMLLHICGGSIYAPKVVITAAHCIKGRYASYIRIVAGQNSIADLEEQGVKVSKLIPHAGYNKKTHVNDIGLIITRETLEYSALVQPIAVALEAPPSGAHAVVSGWGKRTEEDEALPAMLRAVELEIVEKSTCGAQYLTKDYTVTDEMLCAGYLEGGKDTCNGDSGGPLVVDGVLVGVVSWGVGCGREGFPGVYTSVSSHIDWIEEQAEVYL, from the coding sequence ATGTCGCTGCGGTTgggtttgtgttttttgggtCTACTTGGCCTGGTAATCCACACGGATTCCGCCTCCATAAGCCCCCACATTGTGGGTGGCGATCAGGCGGACATCGCCGACTATCCGTACCAGGTGTCCGTTCGGCTGGAGACCTACATGCTGCTCCACATCTGCGGTGGCAGCATCTACGCACCTAAGGTGGTCATCACCGCCGCCCACTGCATCAAGGGACGCTATGCCTCGTACATTCGGATCGTGGCTGGTCAGAACTCCATTGCCGATCTGGAGGAGCAGGGCGTGAAGGTCAGCAAGCTTATCCCCCATGCCGGCTACAATAAGAAGACACATGTGAATGACATCGGTTTGATCATCACTCGCGAGACCTTGGAGTACTCCGCCCTGGTGCAACCCATTGCTGTCGCCCTGGAGGCTCCGCCGTCGGGTGCCCATGCCGTCGTCAGTGGTTGGGGCAAGCGAACGGAGGAGGATGAGGCGCTGCCCGCCATGCTGCGCGCCGTTGAGCTGGAGATCGTCGAGAAGAGCACTTGTGGAGCACAGTATCTGACCAAGGATTACACGGTGACCGATGAGATGCTCTGCGCCGGCTATCTGGAGGGCGGCAAGGACACCTGCAACGGCGATTCCGGTGGACCCTTGGTCGTAGACGGAGTCCTCGTGGGTGTGGTGTCCTGGGGCGTGGGCTGCGGCAGGGAAGGATTCCCGGGTGTCTACACCAGCGTCAGTTCCCACATCGATTGGATTGAGGAGCAGGCGGAGGTCTATCTCTAA
- the LOC6531509 gene encoding myeloid leukemia factor isoform X3, producing MSLFGALMGDFDDDLGLMNNHMNHTMNAMNMQMRSMNRLMNSFMPDPFMQVSPFDQGFQQNALMERPQMPAMPAMGLFGMPMMPNFNRLLNADIGANSGASFCQSTVMTMSSGPDGRPQIYQASTSTKTGPGGVRETRKTVQDSRTGLKKMAIGHHIGERAHIIEKEQDMRSGQLEERQEFINLEEEEAEQFDREFTSRASRGAVQSGHRGGGMQAIMPARPAAHTSTLTIEPVEDDDEDDDCVIQEQPPVRSSAGRHYSTAPTAPQNSIHPHPYAAHPRRQQRAVKHHHTEDEAASSSKAGKRGKKQ from the exons ATGTCTTTATTCGGAGCGTTGATGGGCGATTTCGACGACGATCTTGGCCTAATGAA CAACCACATGAACCACACTATGAACGCGATGAACATGCAGATGCGCTCGATGAACCGCCTGATGAACAGCTTCATGCCCGATCCCTTCATGCAGGTCTCGCCCTTCGATCAGGGTTTCCAGCAGAACGCCCTCATGGAGCGTCCGCAGATGCCGGCCATGCCAGCCATGGGACTCTTTGGCATGCCCATGATGCCTAACTTCAATCGCCTGTTGAACGCTG ATATTGGTGCCAATTCAGGCGCATCCTTCTGCCAGAGCACCGTGATGACCATGTCCTCGGGTCCCGATGGGCGTCCTCAGATCTACCAGGCCAGCACTAGTACCAAAACAGGACCGGGAGGCGTTCGTGAGACCCGCAAGACGGTGCAGGACTCGCGCACTGGACTGAAGAAGATGGCCATTGGTCACCACATTGGCGAACGAGCTCACATTATTGAGAAGGAGCAGGACATGCGTTCGGGACAACTGGAGGAGAGGCAGGAGTTCATCAATTTAGAGGAGGAGGAAGCCGAGCAATTTGACAGGGAGTTTACCTCGCGCGCTTCACGCGGAGCTGTGCAGTCAGGACATCGTGGTGGTGGGATGCAGGCCATCATGCCCGCCCGTCCAGCGGCTCACACCTCGACGTTGACCATTGAACCGGTggaggacgacgacgaagaTGATGACTGTGTGATCCAGGAGCAGCCGCCGGTTCGCTCCTCCGCGGGCCGCCATTATTCCACTGCGCCAACGGCACCGCAGAACAG TATACATCCACATCCCTATGCCGCCCATCCGAGGCGCCAACAGCGCGCGGTAAAGCATCATCACACGGAGGACGAAGCGGCCAGCTCCTCCAAGGCGGGCAAGCGCGGCAAGAAGCAGTAG
- the LOC6531509 gene encoding myeloid leukemia factor isoform X5, which produces MSLFGALMGDFDDDLGLMNNHMNHTMNAMNMQMRSMNRLMNSFMPDPFMQVSPFDQGFQQNALMERPQMPAMPAMGLFGMPMMPNFNRLLNADIGANSGASFCQSTVMTMSSGPDGRPQIYQASTSTKTGPGGVRETRKTVQDSRTGLKKMAIGHHIGERAHIIEKEQDMRSGQLEERQEFINLEEEEAEQFDREFTSRASRGAVQSGHRGGGMQAIMPARPAAHTSTLTIEPVEDDDEDDDCVIQEQPPVRSSAGRHYSTAPTAPQNRYNY; this is translated from the exons ATGTCTTTATTCGGAGCGTTGATGGGCGATTTCGACGACGATCTTGGCCTAATGAA CAACCACATGAACCACACTATGAACGCGATGAACATGCAGATGCGCTCGATGAACCGCCTGATGAACAGCTTCATGCCCGATCCCTTCATGCAGGTCTCGCCCTTCGATCAGGGTTTCCAGCAGAACGCCCTCATGGAGCGTCCGCAGATGCCGGCCATGCCAGCCATGGGACTCTTTGGCATGCCCATGATGCCTAACTTCAATCGCCTGTTGAACGCTG ATATTGGTGCCAATTCAGGCGCATCCTTCTGCCAGAGCACCGTGATGACCATGTCCTCGGGTCCCGATGGGCGTCCTCAGATCTACCAGGCCAGCACTAGTACCAAAACAGGACCGGGAGGCGTTCGTGAGACCCGCAAGACGGTGCAGGACTCGCGCACTGGACTGAAGAAGATGGCCATTGGTCACCACATTGGCGAACGAGCTCACATTATTGAGAAGGAGCAGGACATGCGTTCGGGACAACTGGAGGAGAGGCAGGAGTTCATCAATTTAGAGGAGGAGGAAGCCGAGCAATTTGACAGGGAGTTTACCTCGCGCGCTTCACGCGGAGCTGTGCAGTCAGGACATCGTGGTGGTGGGATGCAGGCCATCATGCCCGCCCGTCCAGCGGCTCACACCTCGACGTTGACCATTGAACCGGTggaggacgacgacgaagaTGATGACTGTGTGATCCAGGAGCAGCCGCCGGTTCGCTCCTCCGCGGGCCGCCATTATTCCACTGCGCCAACGGCACCGCAGAACAG ATATAATTACTAA
- the LOC6531509 gene encoding myeloid leukemia factor isoform X1 has product MSLFGALMGDFDDDLGLMNNHMNHTMNAMNMQMRSMNRLMNSFMPDPFMQVSPFDQGFQQNALMERPQMPAMPAMGLFGMPMMPNFNRLLNADIGANSGASFCQSTVMTMSSGPDGRPQIYQASTSTKTGPGGVRETRKTVQDSRTGLKKMAIGHHIGERAHIIEKEQDMRSGQLEERQEFINLEEEEAEQFDREFTSRASRGAVQSGHRGGGMQAIMPARPAAHTSTLTIEPVEDDDEDDDCVIQEQPPVRSSAGRHYSTAPTAPQNSGNIATAAAAPTSSPAIYDTSNGNNNNYVSSRRSYLRNGHGLATPRRPLRTPPSSPLATVSTSPSIHPHPYAAHPRRQQRAVKHHHTEDEAASSSKAGKRGKKQ; this is encoded by the exons ATGTCTTTATTCGGAGCGTTGATGGGCGATTTCGACGACGATCTTGGCCTAATGAA CAACCACATGAACCACACTATGAACGCGATGAACATGCAGATGCGCTCGATGAACCGCCTGATGAACAGCTTCATGCCCGATCCCTTCATGCAGGTCTCGCCCTTCGATCAGGGTTTCCAGCAGAACGCCCTCATGGAGCGTCCGCAGATGCCGGCCATGCCAGCCATGGGACTCTTTGGCATGCCCATGATGCCTAACTTCAATCGCCTGTTGAACGCTG ATATTGGTGCCAATTCAGGCGCATCCTTCTGCCAGAGCACCGTGATGACCATGTCCTCGGGTCCCGATGGGCGTCCTCAGATCTACCAGGCCAGCACTAGTACCAAAACAGGACCGGGAGGCGTTCGTGAGACCCGCAAGACGGTGCAGGACTCGCGCACTGGACTGAAGAAGATGGCCATTGGTCACCACATTGGCGAACGAGCTCACATTATTGAGAAGGAGCAGGACATGCGTTCGGGACAACTGGAGGAGAGGCAGGAGTTCATCAATTTAGAGGAGGAGGAAGCCGAGCAATTTGACAGGGAGTTTACCTCGCGCGCTTCACGCGGAGCTGTGCAGTCAGGACATCGTGGTGGTGGGATGCAGGCCATCATGCCCGCCCGTCCAGCGGCTCACACCTCGACGTTGACCATTGAACCGGTggaggacgacgacgaagaTGATGACTGTGTGATCCAGGAGCAGCCGCCGGTTCGCTCCTCCGCGGGCCGCCATTATTCCACTGCGCCAACGGCACCGCAGAACAG TGGCAAcattgcaacagcagcagcagcaccaacatCCTCGCCAGCAATCTACGATACAAGCAACGGAAACAACAATAACTACGTGAGCTCTCGTCGTTCGTATCTGCGAAATGGGCATGGCCTGGCCACGCCGCGCCGCCCACTAAGGACACCCCCATCCTCGCCGCTGGCCACGGTGTCCACTTCTCCAAG TATACATCCACATCCCTATGCCGCCCATCCGAGGCGCCAACAGCGCGCGGTAAAGCATCATCACACGGAGGACGAAGCGGCCAGCTCCTCCAAGGCGGGCAAGCGCGGCAAGAAGCAGTAG
- the LOC6531509 gene encoding myeloid leukemia factor isoform X2: MKRKRKNKSTSDRTQMEPHNHMNHTMNAMNMQMRSMNRLMNSFMPDPFMQVSPFDQGFQQNALMERPQMPAMPAMGLFGMPMMPNFNRLLNADIGANSGASFCQSTVMTMSSGPDGRPQIYQASTSTKTGPGGVRETRKTVQDSRTGLKKMAIGHHIGERAHIIEKEQDMRSGQLEERQEFINLEEEEAEQFDREFTSRASRGAVQSGHRGGGMQAIMPARPAAHTSTLTIEPVEDDDEDDDCVIQEQPPVRSSAGRHYSTAPTAPQNSGNIATAAAAPTSSPAIYDTSNGNNNNYVSSRRSYLRNGHGLATPRRPLRTPPSSPLATVSTSPSIHPHPYAAHPRRQQRAVKHHHTEDEAASSSKAGKRGKKQ; this comes from the exons ATGAAACGAAAACGTAAAAACAAATCAACCAGTGACCGTACACAAATGGAGCCCCA CAACCACATGAACCACACTATGAACGCGATGAACATGCAGATGCGCTCGATGAACCGCCTGATGAACAGCTTCATGCCCGATCCCTTCATGCAGGTCTCGCCCTTCGATCAGGGTTTCCAGCAGAACGCCCTCATGGAGCGTCCGCAGATGCCGGCCATGCCAGCCATGGGACTCTTTGGCATGCCCATGATGCCTAACTTCAATCGCCTGTTGAACGCTG ATATTGGTGCCAATTCAGGCGCATCCTTCTGCCAGAGCACCGTGATGACCATGTCCTCGGGTCCCGATGGGCGTCCTCAGATCTACCAGGCCAGCACTAGTACCAAAACAGGACCGGGAGGCGTTCGTGAGACCCGCAAGACGGTGCAGGACTCGCGCACTGGACTGAAGAAGATGGCCATTGGTCACCACATTGGCGAACGAGCTCACATTATTGAGAAGGAGCAGGACATGCGTTCGGGACAACTGGAGGAGAGGCAGGAGTTCATCAATTTAGAGGAGGAGGAAGCCGAGCAATTTGACAGGGAGTTTACCTCGCGCGCTTCACGCGGAGCTGTGCAGTCAGGACATCGTGGTGGTGGGATGCAGGCCATCATGCCCGCCCGTCCAGCGGCTCACACCTCGACGTTGACCATTGAACCGGTggaggacgacgacgaagaTGATGACTGTGTGATCCAGGAGCAGCCGCCGGTTCGCTCCTCCGCGGGCCGCCATTATTCCACTGCGCCAACGGCACCGCAGAACAG TGGCAAcattgcaacagcagcagcagcaccaacatCCTCGCCAGCAATCTACGATACAAGCAACGGAAACAACAATAACTACGTGAGCTCTCGTCGTTCGTATCTGCGAAATGGGCATGGCCTGGCCACGCCGCGCCGCCCACTAAGGACACCCCCATCCTCGCCGCTGGCCACGGTGTCCACTTCTCCAAG TATACATCCACATCCCTATGCCGCCCATCCGAGGCGCCAACAGCGCGCGGTAAAGCATCATCACACGGAGGACGAAGCGGCCAGCTCCTCCAAGGCGGGCAAGCGCGGCAAGAAGCAGTAG
- the LOC6531509 gene encoding myeloid leukemia factor isoform X4 — MKRKRKNKSTSDRTQMEPHNHMNHTMNAMNMQMRSMNRLMNSFMPDPFMQVSPFDQGFQQNALMERPQMPAMPAMGLFGMPMMPNFNRLLNADIGANSGASFCQSTVMTMSSGPDGRPQIYQASTSTKTGPGGVRETRKTVQDSRTGLKKMAIGHHIGERAHIIEKEQDMRSGQLEERQEFINLEEEEAEQFDREFTSRASRGAVQSGHRGGGMQAIMPARPAAHTSTLTIEPVEDDDEDDDCVIQEQPPVRSSAGRHYSTAPTAPQNSIHPHPYAAHPRRQQRAVKHHHTEDEAASSSKAGKRGKKQ; from the exons ATGAAACGAAAACGTAAAAACAAATCAACCAGTGACCGTACACAAATGGAGCCCCA CAACCACATGAACCACACTATGAACGCGATGAACATGCAGATGCGCTCGATGAACCGCCTGATGAACAGCTTCATGCCCGATCCCTTCATGCAGGTCTCGCCCTTCGATCAGGGTTTCCAGCAGAACGCCCTCATGGAGCGTCCGCAGATGCCGGCCATGCCAGCCATGGGACTCTTTGGCATGCCCATGATGCCTAACTTCAATCGCCTGTTGAACGCTG ATATTGGTGCCAATTCAGGCGCATCCTTCTGCCAGAGCACCGTGATGACCATGTCCTCGGGTCCCGATGGGCGTCCTCAGATCTACCAGGCCAGCACTAGTACCAAAACAGGACCGGGAGGCGTTCGTGAGACCCGCAAGACGGTGCAGGACTCGCGCACTGGACTGAAGAAGATGGCCATTGGTCACCACATTGGCGAACGAGCTCACATTATTGAGAAGGAGCAGGACATGCGTTCGGGACAACTGGAGGAGAGGCAGGAGTTCATCAATTTAGAGGAGGAGGAAGCCGAGCAATTTGACAGGGAGTTTACCTCGCGCGCTTCACGCGGAGCTGTGCAGTCAGGACATCGTGGTGGTGGGATGCAGGCCATCATGCCCGCCCGTCCAGCGGCTCACACCTCGACGTTGACCATTGAACCGGTggaggacgacgacgaagaTGATGACTGTGTGATCCAGGAGCAGCCGCCGGTTCGCTCCTCCGCGGGCCGCCATTATTCCACTGCGCCAACGGCACCGCAGAACAG TATACATCCACATCCCTATGCCGCCCATCCGAGGCGCCAACAGCGCGCGGTAAAGCATCATCACACGGAGGACGAAGCGGCCAGCTCCTCCAAGGCGGGCAAGCGCGGCAAGAAGCAGTAG